One Paracoccus liaowanqingii DNA window includes the following coding sequences:
- a CDS encoding IS481 family transposase, with translation MLISLHKQAATTPKIRAAIQASTEPAWMVAERYGISMQTVWKWRSRDSVHDRSHTPHRLQSTLTPAQEAVAVSLRKSLLLPLDDLLSVVREFLNPHVSRSGLDRCLRRHGVGNLRALKPALPRPAHGAFKAYEPGYVHVDVKYLPQMADESRRRYLFVAIDRATRWVFVRIYPAKTAANARRFLRDLERAAPMRITKVLTDNGKEFTDRLFGLRRRGPTGNHDFDRLCADLGIEHRLAPPLHPQTNGMVERFNGRIEDVLQSHRFRSGEDLEQTILRYVRLYNGQLPQSVLKGRTPIDALKDWQKQRPDLFRKRPYNHAGCDT, from the coding sequence ATGCTGATCTCTCTTCACAAACAGGCAGCGACGACACCGAAGATACGAGCCGCGATCCAGGCAAGCACGGAACCGGCCTGGATGGTGGCGGAGCGCTACGGCATCTCCATGCAGACCGTCTGGAAGTGGCGGAGCCGAGACAGCGTCCATGACCGATCCCACACGCCGCACAGGCTTCAGTCGACGCTCACGCCGGCACAGGAAGCTGTGGCAGTGTCCCTGCGCAAGTCGCTGCTGTTGCCGCTGGATGATCTGCTGTCGGTGGTGCGGGAGTTCCTGAACCCTCATGTCTCGCGTTCCGGACTGGACCGCTGCCTGCGCCGGCATGGCGTGGGCAATCTGCGCGCTTTGAAGCCTGCCTTGCCACGACCTGCGCACGGGGCCTTCAAGGCTTACGAGCCGGGCTATGTGCATGTCGACGTGAAATATCTGCCGCAGATGGCCGACGAGAGCCGCCGCCGGTATCTGTTCGTCGCCATCGACCGCGCCACGCGGTGGGTCTTCGTGCGCATCTACCCGGCGAAGACGGCGGCCAACGCCCGCCGGTTTCTGCGCGATCTGGAACGCGCCGCGCCGATGAGGATCACCAAGGTGCTTACAGATAACGGCAAGGAGTTCACCGATCGCCTGTTCGGACTTCGCCGCCGGGGCCCTACCGGCAACCACGATTTCGACCGCCTCTGCGCCGACCTCGGCATCGAGCACCGCCTGGCCCCGCCCCTGCACCCGCAGACCAACGGCATGGTCGAACGCTTCAACGGCCGGATCGAGGACGTCCTGCAGAGCCACCGCTTCCGCAGCGGCGAGGATCTCGAACAGACCATCCTGCGCTACGTCCGGCTCTACAACGGTCAGCTTCCGCAATCAGTGCTGAAGGGCCGAACGCCCATCGATGCGCTCAAGGACTGGCAGAAACAACGGCCGGACCTGTTCAGGAAGCGGCCCTATAATCACGCGGGATGTGACACCTAG
- a CDS encoding sensor domain-containing diguanylate cyclase: MTNTFRFKADDEPGRLAALRRYGILDSAPEEDFDDIVALVKSIFSIQYAAVTLVDADRQWIKAAAGLEPQQCAREDSFCTYTIRSSEPLSVNSTSTDPRFMHNPFVTGEAHIRCYLGAPLMTPDGYNIGALCVFGTEPRAFTDSDKEILINFARVVVSQIELRQAANRDSLTGAMTRRNFENQMDDILSANLPASLILLDIDHFKTVNDTFGHPAGDLALKEVVNCLMKCIRRGDCIGRLGGEEFGILLPQATGDTAMIMADRLRTTVMAKRLAALDHRSITISLGVAERGGREPAEDWVKRADLALYQAKETGRNKAVQMSRQVASV; encoded by the coding sequence GTGACGAACACCTTTCGCTTCAAAGCGGATGATGAACCGGGCCGCTTAGCCGCGTTGCGCCGGTACGGGATTCTCGACTCTGCGCCAGAGGAGGATTTCGATGATATTGTAGCTTTGGTCAAATCTATCTTTTCCATCCAATATGCGGCCGTGACGCTGGTCGACGCTGACCGCCAGTGGATCAAGGCGGCAGCGGGCTTGGAGCCGCAACAATGCGCGAGGGAGGACTCGTTCTGTACCTATACGATACGGAGTTCAGAACCGCTTTCAGTCAATTCAACCAGCACTGATCCTCGATTCATGCACAATCCATTTGTGACCGGGGAGGCTCATATTCGCTGTTACCTTGGTGCCCCCCTCATGACACCGGATGGCTACAATATTGGTGCACTCTGCGTTTTTGGAACCGAACCTCGGGCATTCACAGACAGCGACAAGGAAATCTTGATAAACTTTGCGAGGGTCGTCGTTTCTCAGATCGAGCTGCGGCAGGCAGCCAATCGAGACAGCCTGACGGGAGCGATGACTCGACGAAATTTTGAAAATCAAATGGACGACATCCTCTCTGCCAACCTTCCAGCAAGTTTAATCCTTCTTGATATTGATCATTTTAAGACTGTTAACGACACTTTTGGGCACCCCGCGGGGGATTTGGCACTTAAAGAGGTCGTCAATTGCCTGATGAAGTGCATCCGCCGCGGCGATTGCATTGGCAGATTGGGAGGTGAAGAGTTTGGCATCTTGTTGCCCCAAGCAACCGGAGATACGGCGATGATCATGGCGGATCGCCTGCGAACAACTGTCATGGCGAAGCGCCTTGCCGCCCTTGATCACCGCTCCATTACCATCAGCTTGGGTGTGGCCGAACGAGGGGGCCGTGAGCCCGCTGAGGATTGGGTAAAAAGAGCAGATCTCGCGCTTTATCAAGCCAAGGAAACTGGGCGGAACAAGGCTGTGCAAATGTCGCGTCAGGTCGCTTCGGTCTAA
- a CDS encoding TetR family transcriptional regulator — translation MEDKPIPLTGWRGSRDGWLSAGYRALIKNGVDAVKIMPLAKTLGLSRTSFYWFFQDRDALLTALLDLWTERTTRPLIDATRHDAATQAEAMLNVIGCFISDAFDSRLEFAVRSWALQDPEIAERVKDADSLRLSALSDLLLAWGHDTMAADVRARTVYLVQIGYISMQSCESLQTRLARIPSYVEIYTGTSPHPHEITRFSTRFQCRSSMADE, via the coding sequence ATGGAAGACAAACCGATACCGCTCACCGGCTGGCGGGGCTCACGCGACGGATGGTTGAGCGCAGGTTATCGCGCGCTGATCAAAAATGGCGTGGACGCCGTCAAGATCATGCCCCTTGCCAAGACCTTGGGCCTATCGCGCACAAGCTTCTACTGGTTTTTCCAGGACCGTGACGCGCTGCTCACCGCTCTTCTGGACCTGTGGACCGAGCGCACCACCCGCCCCCTGATAGATGCGACACGCCACGACGCGGCAACTCAGGCCGAAGCGATGCTGAACGTCATCGGCTGCTTCATATCCGACGCGTTCGACTCGCGGCTGGAGTTTGCTGTGCGAAGCTGGGCCTTGCAGGATCCAGAAATCGCGGAACGCGTCAAGGATGCGGACTCCCTGCGCCTCAGCGCGCTGTCAGACCTGCTGCTGGCATGGGGTCACGACACGATGGCGGCCGATGTCCGCGCGCGCACGGTCTACCTAGTCCAAATCGGCTATATATCAATGCAGTCTTGTGAAAGCTTACAGACCCGTCTGGCGCGGATCCCGTCATATGTCGAGATCTATACTGGCACGTCACCGCATCCCCACGAGATCACGCGTTTCAGTACACGGTTTCAGTGCAGGAGTTCCATGGCTGATGAGTAA